A genomic segment from uncultured Alistipes sp. encodes:
- a CDS encoding toprim domain-containing protein yields the protein MKTTTDCIGIREYLLRRGLQPHHETATHGMFLSPLREERTPSFSVRYDKGLWYDFGLGEGGTLLQLVMRLEGCGMAEAIRHLRKGTADEVSFQPLPTASPREDSPLRILSVGEIRHPALIGYLRERGIDPAVAGALCREIHYAVGERRFFAIGFRNDAGGWELRSPQFKGSSAPKSITTFDRHGDTALLFEGFFDLLSYLTLQHEPEPTVDTAVLNSVVNLPRALPFLTRHATIHAFLDNDEAGRLTLERLRSALPGATVIDRAESYHAHKDLNESLQSSAKVSRTPRRRGRKL from the coding sequence ATGAAGACAACAACAGATTGCATCGGCATCCGGGAGTATCTCCTCCGCCGAGGGCTGCAGCCCCACCACGAAACCGCCACCCACGGCATGTTCCTCTCGCCGCTGCGCGAGGAGCGTACCCCCAGCTTCAGCGTCCGCTACGACAAGGGGCTTTGGTACGACTTCGGGCTGGGCGAAGGGGGCACGCTTCTTCAGTTGGTCATGCGCCTCGAAGGGTGCGGCATGGCAGAAGCCATCCGACACCTGCGCAAAGGGACCGCAGACGAAGTCTCCTTCCAGCCCCTCCCGACCGCCTCGCCGCGCGAAGACTCCCCGCTACGGATTCTCAGCGTCGGGGAGATTCGCCACCCGGCGCTGATCGGCTATCTGCGCGAACGCGGCATCGACCCCGCCGTGGCCGGAGCGCTGTGCCGCGAGATACACTACGCCGTCGGCGAGCGGCGCTTCTTCGCCATCGGCTTCCGCAACGATGCCGGAGGCTGGGAGCTGCGCAGCCCGCAGTTCAAGGGGAGCAGCGCTCCGAAATCCATCACGACCTTCGACCGGCACGGCGACACGGCGCTGCTCTTCGAAGGCTTCTTCGACCTACTCTCCTACCTGACACTGCAACACGAGCCGGAGCCAACCGTCGATACTGCCGTGCTCAACTCCGTGGTGAACCTACCCCGCGCCCTTCCGTTTCTCACACGCCATGCCACGATCCACGCCTTCCTCGATAACGACGAGGCGGGACGCCTCACCCTCGAACGGCTGCGCAGCGCCCTGCCCGGTGCGACCGTCATCGACCGCGCGGAGAGCTACCACGCCCACAAGGATCTGAACGAATCGCTCCAATCGTCCGCGAAGGTTTCCCGCACGCCGCGTCGTCGCGGCCGCAAGTTGTAA
- the mobV gene encoding MobV family relaxase, producing MEYAVLHLDKAPGNEAAMTAHIARTKIPTNASPERTCLNEELVEFPEEVADRTEAINYRLEHAGLTRKIGTNQVRVIRVMLTGSHDAMKRIEEEGRLPEWCADNLAWLRETFGAENVVSAVVHRDESTPHIHAAVVPIVTGERRKARTVPSETPGKRHYRPKSAARPRLCADDVMSRVRLKQYQDSYATAMSKYGLERGIDGSEARHVTTQEFYRQAIAQQQDLQENIDALLRLEEQKRKAVELLKQQERQVRTEYEQTATLQAQKSAELNRSEAELKSVKGELKGARLKNAAAEVGSNIVEGIGAMIGTSRVKRQQQEIDRLNAENATLHEQIGTLNRANREEKARHEQAEQQLQAKLDRIEQWLPDTQTLISWGEYCRDMGISESGAREIIAMKPLYVSGELRAPEYSRRFDVSNTEIRLQRDPNGPGGFQLLIDHQPAHAWFRQRYVELMTRLGYPVRPERPVIRRHTIKR from the coding sequence ATGGAATATGCCGTCCTGCATCTTGACAAAGCCCCGGGCAACGAGGCGGCCATGACCGCCCACATCGCCCGCACGAAGATACCTACCAACGCTTCACCCGAACGCACCTGCCTCAACGAGGAGCTCGTCGAGTTTCCCGAAGAGGTGGCCGACCGCACAGAGGCGATCAACTACCGCCTCGAACACGCCGGCCTCACACGCAAGATCGGGACGAACCAGGTGCGGGTGATCCGCGTCATGCTGACCGGTTCGCATGACGCGATGAAACGCATCGAGGAGGAGGGGCGGCTTCCGGAGTGGTGCGCCGACAACCTCGCCTGGCTGCGCGAGACCTTCGGAGCGGAGAACGTCGTCTCGGCCGTCGTGCACCGCGACGAATCGACCCCGCATATCCACGCCGCCGTGGTGCCGATCGTCACGGGCGAGCGCCGCAAGGCCCGCACCGTCCCATCCGAAACACCCGGCAAACGGCACTACCGCCCGAAATCCGCCGCCCGGCCCCGCCTCTGCGCCGACGACGTCATGTCGCGCGTCCGGCTCAAGCAGTATCAGGACAGCTATGCCACAGCGATGTCCAAATACGGGCTGGAGCGCGGCATCGACGGCTCGGAGGCGCGCCACGTCACCACGCAGGAGTTCTACCGCCAGGCCATCGCCCAGCAGCAGGATCTGCAGGAGAACATCGACGCGCTGCTCCGTCTCGAAGAGCAGAAGCGGAAGGCCGTCGAGCTGCTCAAACAACAGGAGCGGCAGGTGCGCACCGAATACGAACAGACCGCCACGCTCCAGGCGCAGAAGAGCGCCGAGCTGAACCGCTCCGAGGCCGAGTTGAAGAGCGTGAAGGGCGAACTGAAGGGTGCCCGATTGAAAAACGCCGCGGCGGAGGTCGGGTCGAATATCGTCGAGGGGATCGGGGCGATGATCGGCACCTCACGTGTCAAGCGGCAGCAGCAGGAGATCGACCGCCTCAACGCAGAGAACGCCACCCTGCACGAGCAGATCGGGACGCTGAACCGTGCCAACCGCGAGGAGAAGGCCCGACATGAGCAGGCCGAACAGCAGCTGCAGGCGAAACTCGACCGCATCGAACAGTGGCTGCCCGACACGCAGACGCTCATCAGCTGGGGCGAATACTGCCGCGACATGGGGATCTCGGAGTCGGGCGCCCGCGAGATTATCGCCATGAAGCCCCTTTACGTCTCGGGCGAACTCCGCGCTCCGGAGTATTCGCGCCGCTTCGACGTCTCGAATACCGAGATCCGTCTGCAACGCGACCCGAACGGTCCCGGAGGCTTCCAGCTGCTCATCGACCACCAACCCGCACACGCCTGGTTCCGCCAACGGTATGTGGAGCTCATGACCCGCCTGGGCTACCCCGTCCGTCCCGAACGTCCCGTCATCCGACGCCACACCATCAAGCGGTAG
- a CDS encoding class I SAM-dependent DNA methyltransferase, protein MATMNTADIGFEKEIWRAADKMRGNIDASEYKSVVLGLIFLKYISDKFETKYRQLVDEGEGFEEDKDEYTAENIFYVPAEARWETIAAQAHTPEIGTAIDNAMRAIERENRRLKDILPKNFARPELDKRRLGEVVDLFTNIRMHQHGDSKDILGRTYEYCLSRFAEAEGKLAGEFYTPACVVKTLVQVLQPFRGRVYDPCCGSGGMFVQSARFIESHAGNINNISVYGQDSNPTTWKMAQMNLAIRGIEADLGQYNADTFFHDCHPTLKADFVLANPPFNLSDWGADRLADDVRWKYGTPPNGNANFAWIQHIIHHLAPTGRAGVVLANGSLSSQSGGEGDIRRRLVEADLVDCIVAMPPQLFYTTQIPVSIWFFNKAKTQPGHTLFIDARNLGTMVTRKLRELTDCESKDPARRGDIQRIADTYWAYAEGRLEAEQGFCAVATTGEIAAQDFILTPGRYVGIAAQAEDSEPFAAKMERLTGELSALFAQSHDLEAEIRRQLESIGYKME, encoded by the coding sequence ATGGCAACCATGAATACGGCCGATATCGGCTTCGAGAAGGAGATTTGGCGGGCAGCAGACAAGATGCGCGGCAATATCGACGCGTCGGAATACAAGTCCGTCGTGCTGGGGCTGATCTTCCTGAAATACATTTCCGACAAGTTCGAGACCAAATACCGCCAGCTCGTCGACGAGGGCGAGGGCTTCGAGGAGGACAAGGACGAATACACCGCCGAGAACATCTTCTACGTCCCGGCCGAGGCACGCTGGGAGACCATCGCCGCACAGGCCCACACCCCCGAGATCGGCACCGCCATCGACAACGCCATGCGGGCCATCGAGCGCGAAAACCGGCGTCTGAAGGACATCCTGCCGAAGAACTTCGCGCGGCCCGAGCTCGACAAACGACGCCTGGGCGAGGTCGTCGACCTCTTCACCAACATCCGCATGCACCAGCACGGCGACTCGAAGGACATCCTCGGCCGCACCTACGAATACTGCCTCTCGCGCTTCGCCGAGGCCGAGGGCAAACTGGCGGGCGAATTCTACACCCCGGCGTGCGTCGTCAAGACCCTCGTGCAGGTGCTGCAACCCTTCCGGGGGCGTGTCTACGACCCTTGCTGCGGTTCGGGCGGGATGTTCGTGCAGTCGGCACGCTTCATCGAGAGCCACGCGGGTAATATCAATAATATCTCGGTCTACGGTCAGGATTCGAACCCCACGACGTGGAAGATGGCGCAGATGAACCTCGCCATCCGGGGCATCGAGGCCGACCTGGGGCAGTACAACGCCGACACCTTCTTCCACGACTGCCACCCGACGCTCAAGGCCGACTTCGTGCTGGCCAATCCGCCCTTCAACCTCAGCGACTGGGGCGCCGACCGCCTCGCGGACGACGTGCGCTGGAAGTATGGAACCCCGCCGAACGGCAACGCCAACTTCGCGTGGATCCAGCACATCATCCACCACCTCGCCCCGACGGGGCGTGCGGGCGTCGTGCTGGCCAACGGCTCGCTGTCGAGCCAGAGCGGCGGCGAGGGCGACATCCGGCGGCGGCTGGTCGAGGCCGACCTGGTGGACTGCATCGTGGCCATGCCTCCGCAGCTCTTTTATACGACGCAGATTCCCGTCTCGATCTGGTTCTTCAACAAGGCCAAGACGCAGCCGGGCCATACGCTCTTCATCGACGCGCGCAACCTCGGGACGATGGTCACGCGCAAGCTGCGCGAGCTGACCGACTGCGAGTCGAAGGATCCGGCCCGCCGGGGCGACATCCAGCGCATCGCCGACACCTATTGGGCCTATGCCGAGGGGCGTCTGGAGGCGGAGCAGGGCTTCTGCGCCGTGGCGACGACCGGGGAGATTGCGGCGCAGGACTTTATTCTGACGCCGGGGCGGTATGTGGGCATCGCGGCGCAGGCGGAGGATTCGGAACCCTTCGCGGCGAAGATGGAGCGGCTGACGGGTGAGCTTTCGGCCCTTTTCGCGCAGTCGCACGATCTGGAGGCAGAGATCCGCCGGCAGTTGGAAAGTATCGGGTATAAAATGGAGTAG